In a single window of the Fusarium falciforme chromosome 3, complete sequence genome:
- a CDS encoding FAS1 domain-containing protein: MRFYSVFLSALAASTSLCEVIDRQPLTFAPVPEGTYVVPASDTLLDFIQSREDLSILSSTLDQLGGFVQALNTSATWQYTFFAPSNKAFNNTGEYFETFAKTAKGKWWLGNLIQHHYVPNAKLKTSDFNSTTIRLQTSTYLYVSAKTVNEDLVLNSVATVTAGNLPVTNGIVHIIDRILDPSAQIFESDLPQVKQGFIPGSCSNPLLPYC, encoded by the exons ATGAGATTCTACTCCGTCTTCCTCTCAGCCCTGGCGGCATCGACATCTCTTTGTGAGGTCATCGATCGCCAACCCCTCACCTTCGCTCCAGTTCCTGAAGGTACCTACGTCGTCCCAGCATCGGATACTCTTTTGGATTTCATCCAATCGCGAGAGGACCTATCCATTCTATCGTCAACACTCGATCAACTAGGAG GATTTGTGCAAGCCCTCAACACCTCGGCAACATGGCAATACACCTTTTTTGCGCCATCAAATAAGGCCTTCAACAACACCGGAGAGTACTTCGAGACGTTTgccaagacggccaaggGAAAGTGGTGGCTCGGAAACTTGATCCAACATCATTACGTCCCAAACGCGAAGCTCAAGACGTCTGACTTCAACTCGACCACTATCCGACTTCAAACCAGCACGTACCTATACGTCAGTGCAAAGACGGTCAATGAGGATCTCGTCCTCAACAGTGTGGCCACGGTCACAGCAGGAAACCTTCCCGTCACCAAT GGCATCGTTCACATCATCGACCGTATTCTGGATCCGTCCGCCCAGATTTTCGAGTCAGATTTGCCGCAGGTAAAGCAAGGGTTTATCCCTGGCAGTTGCTCAAACCCACTGCTGCCTTACTGTTGA
- a CDS encoding Alpha-galactosidase: MKLNIVPLALLSGVSAQGLATKPQMGWNSWNSFKAIINESIIESTANTIVKSGLASLGYNYVLMDAGWQTLERDKEGRQQVNLTRFPGGIKPVADYIHKLGLKVGIYSDAGIYGCDFAPGSYGYEELDASQYAEWGIDYLKYDNCGGFQANTLSVQERFLRMSHALKDTGRDIFYSLCEWGHQFPWFWADQFSDSYRMSGDIHSEYKKDNSNGCATAYCLNTGYAGVSVLTMIRKMREISRFQKPGSWADMDMLEVGVGNMTRHQEETHFSFWAALKSPLIIGADVNNIRDSSLEVLKNKEIIALNQDKLGVAVNYIPSLSREGKYQVWAGPLKSGKSRHVILVQNYGTDPLDISLPVKEVPGLSEGHRQLIIRDVWAKKSLGKLGATIGLKGIEVDQVKVLVLSEK; this comes from the exons ATGAAGCTCAACATTGTCCCTTTGGCACTCCTGTCGGGCGTCTCCGCTCAAGGATTGGCCACCAAGCCACAGATGG GCTGGAATTCGTGGAACagcttcaaggccatcatcaatGAAAGCATTATTGAATCCACTGCCAACACCATTGTCAAATCTGGGTTGGCTTCCTTGGGCTACAATTACGTCCTCATGGATGCTGGATGGCAGACTCTTGAGCGAGACAAGGAAGGCCGCCAGCAGGTCAATCTCACCAGGTTTCCTGGTGGCATCAAACCCGTTGCCGATTACATCCACAAGTTGGGTCTGAAGGTCGGCATTTACAG TGACGCCGGCATCTACGGTTGCGACTTTGCACCTGGTAGCTATGGCTACGAGGAGCTTGACGCCTCCCAGTACGCCGAATGGGGAATCGATTACCTCAAGTACGACAACTGCGGAGGCTTTCAAGCTAACACGCTGTCGGTCCAGGAAAGGTTCCTTCGCATGTCACACGCGTTGAAGGACACGGGCCGTGACATCTTCTACTCCCTCTGCGAGTGGGGTCACCAGTTCCCGTGGTTCTGGGCCGATCAGTTCAGTGACTCTTACCGCATGTCTGGTGACATCCACAGCGAGTACAAGAAAGATAACAGCAATGGCTGCGCAACAGCCTACTGCCTGAACACAGGCTACGCAGGTGTTAGTGTCTTGACGATGATCCGTAAGATGCGTGAGATCTCCAGGTTTCAAAAACCAGGATCTTGGG CGGACATGGACATGCTCGAGGTGGGTGTTGGAAACATGACAAGGCACCAGGAGGAGACACATTTTTCGTTCTGGGCGGCCCTGAAATCTCCTCTCATTATTGGTGCCGACGTCAACAACATTCGAGATTCATCGCTCGAGGTTCTGAAGAACAAGGAGATCATCGCCTTGAATCAAGATAAACTGGGGGTTGCTGTCAACTACATTCCGAGTCTATCACGAGAAGGCAAGTATCAAGTTTGGGCCGGGCCCTTGAAGTCGGGCAAGTCTCGACATGTTATCTTGGTGCAGAATTATGGCACAGATCCACTGGATATCTCGTTGCCCGTTAAGGAAGTGCCGGGTTTGAGTGAAGGGCATCGTCAGCTAATCATTCGTGACGTGTGGGCCAAGAAGAGCCTTGGGAAACTGGGTGCCACTATAGGATTGAAGGGCATCGAGGTGGATCAAGTCAAGGTTTTGGTGCTGTCTGAGAAGTAA